One Bacillus sp. 2205SS5-2 genomic region harbors:
- a CDS encoding ABC transporter ATP-binding protein → MFSIFSKLSWFFKEQWKRYSVAIILLIIVGILEVLPPRIIGMAIDNIYIGTLTTSKLWDYIVWIGVITIMAYAITYVWMYQLFGGSHLIEKKIRSQFMGHLLKMTPTFFERNRTGDLMARATNDLQAISITAGFGVLTLIDSTIYMITILLTMIIFVSWKLTLAAVLPLPIMAFLMKIYGGKIHKRFTSAQDAFGELNDRVLESVAGVRVIRAYVQEREDEQLFSNMTEDVYRKNVEVAKIDSLFEPTIKVLVGMSYLIGLGYGAHLVFHQTITLGELVSFNVYLGMLIWPMFALGELINVMQRGNASLDRVQDTLAYEEDVKNPTKPIYVEEPTSIKYDDVSFQYPSSALQNLSNVKVTLQKGQTLGVVGKTGSGKTTFVKQMLREYPSGEGNITISDVPIHWQLKEITRNWIGYVPQDHVLFSRSIRENILFGSEGKTEEQLQQAIDIAAFRQDLERLPERLDTLVGEKGVALSGGQKQRISIARALVKDPEVLILDDSLSAVDAKTEARIIENIRKERDGKTTIITTHRLSAVQHADWILVFDGGRVIEEGSHEQLLNENGWYKEQWTRQQIEETTIEGVSR, encoded by the coding sequence ATGTTTAGCATATTTTCGAAATTATCTTGGTTTTTTAAAGAACAATGGAAGCGGTATAGTGTAGCCATAATTCTATTAATCATCGTTGGGATTTTAGAAGTTCTTCCTCCACGCATTATCGGGATGGCGATTGATAATATTTATATCGGAACATTAACAACTAGTAAGTTATGGGACTATATAGTTTGGATCGGCGTTATTACCATAATGGCTTATGCCATTACTTATGTTTGGATGTATCAGTTATTCGGTGGATCTCACTTAATCGAGAAGAAAATTCGTTCTCAATTTATGGGGCATTTATTGAAGATGACTCCAACATTTTTTGAAAGAAATCGGACAGGTGACTTGATGGCAAGAGCCACAAATGACCTGCAGGCGATTTCAATTACTGCAGGTTTTGGTGTCTTAACATTAATCGATTCAACCATCTACATGATTACGATCTTACTCACAATGATTATTTTTGTAAGTTGGAAGTTAACCTTAGCAGCAGTTTTACCTTTGCCAATTATGGCTTTTTTAATGAAAATTTATGGAGGGAAAATTCATAAAAGATTTACAAGTGCACAAGACGCTTTTGGTGAATTAAATGATCGCGTGCTTGAATCTGTCGCTGGAGTTCGAGTGATTCGGGCTTATGTCCAAGAACGAGAGGATGAACAGCTTTTTTCCAATATGACGGAGGACGTTTATCGAAAAAACGTTGAAGTTGCGAAAATCGATTCATTATTTGAACCGACAATCAAAGTATTAGTTGGTATGAGTTACTTAATCGGACTAGGGTACGGTGCGCATCTTGTGTTTCACCAAACGATTACACTGGGGGAATTGGTCTCATTTAATGTTTATCTAGGGATGCTCATTTGGCCAATGTTTGCTCTAGGTGAACTAATCAATGTTATGCAACGAGGGAATGCCTCTTTAGATCGTGTTCAAGATACATTGGCTTATGAAGAAGACGTGAAAAATCCTACAAAACCTATTTATGTAGAAGAACCAACTTCAATTAAGTATGATGATGTTTCGTTTCAATATCCTTCTTCTGCTTTACAGAATCTCTCTAATGTGAAGGTGACCTTACAAAAAGGTCAGACATTAGGAGTTGTCGGGAAAACAGGAAGTGGAAAAACGACATTTGTGAAACAAATGTTAAGAGAATATCCTTCTGGTGAAGGGAATATCACCATTTCTGATGTACCGATTCATTGGCAATTGAAAGAAATTACGCGTAACTGGATTGGTTATGTCCCGCAAGATCACGTCCTATTTTCTCGTTCGATTAGGGAGAATATCTTATTTGGGTCAGAAGGAAAGACAGAAGAACAATTACAACAGGCAATTGACATAGCAGCCTTTCGACAGGATTTGGAACGTCTTCCGGAAAGACTAGATACTTTAGTTGGAGAAAAAGGAGTAGCGTTGTCTGGTGGACAAAAGCAACGGATTTCGATTGCGCGAGCTCTTGTGAAAGATCCAGAAGTTCTTATTTTGGATGATTCTCTTTCTGCAGTTGATGCTAAAACGGAGGCGAGAATTATTGAAAACATACGAAAAGAGCGAGATGGAAAAACGACTATTATCACAACACACCGCTTGTCTGCTGTTCAACATGCGGACTGGATTCTTGTATTTGACGGAGGTCGCGTGATAGAAGAAGGTTCCCATGAACAACTGCTGAACGAGAATGGTTGGTATAAAGAGCAATGGACCAGACAACAAATAGAGGAAACGACGATTGAGGGGGTGTCTCGATGA
- a CDS encoding MFS transporter, with translation MHKFIGIFRNTAFLKLFLANLTSQIGSVIGLTAFTFYLLDRFSSQPLYATITELMFSLPTLFIFFLVGVVADRMNRQRVAYYCDIISVILSIFLLGALYLGWMPLMFAILFFRSGVQKFFFPAEQGLIQGTLPKEDYGTAAGLNQMVGSMFNLFGTGMGVLIYWLVGIYGAIIVDALSFFVSALFIKAGVFSEKAKIPNGQHSWKDLKIGIILKDFKDGFQYIIHYKLLLALLGGFIVLGIVNGGFTVMPIYILKYKLVPSTYEEMSIILGIVIGSGMLIGSFLASIIVQKFKFYQLAVFGLAVTGGSIIASSIVESVWLFLCLMFVLALAIPFINVAIGGWLPGIIDPKMMGRVQGWISPFMMFSQSITLGFIAIGYPKFVSIETLYWIVGTCLLLVSFFYWMVLPRLSEQQQTVKESTIISSSV, from the coding sequence ATGCATAAATTTATAGGAATTTTCAGAAATACCGCATTTCTGAAGTTGTTTTTAGCAAACTTAACCTCTCAAATTGGGAGTGTTATTGGTTTAACTGCGTTTACGTTTTATTTACTCGATCGATTTTCAAGTCAACCGCTGTATGCAACGATTACAGAGCTAATGTTTTCGCTTCCAACCTTATTCATCTTTTTTCTTGTTGGTGTAGTTGCTGATCGAATGAATCGACAAAGGGTTGCTTATTACTGTGATATCATCAGTGTAATTTTATCGATTTTTCTCCTTGGGGCACTTTATCTTGGTTGGATGCCACTTATGTTTGCAATCCTTTTCTTCCGCAGTGGAGTTCAAAAGTTCTTCTTTCCAGCAGAACAAGGGTTGATTCAAGGAACGTTACCGAAAGAGGATTACGGAACCGCTGCGGGATTAAATCAAATGGTTGGTAGTATGTTTAATTTATTTGGCACTGGAATGGGTGTGTTGATTTATTGGTTAGTGGGCATTTACGGAGCTATTATTGTGGATGCTTTGTCTTTTTTTGTATCCGCTCTATTTATTAAAGCGGGAGTGTTTTCTGAAAAAGCGAAAATTCCCAACGGGCAACATTCTTGGAAGGATTTGAAAATTGGCATAATTTTAAAAGATTTTAAGGACGGATTTCAATACATTATCCATTATAAACTGTTACTGGCTCTACTCGGAGGGTTTATTGTTTTGGGGATAGTTAATGGTGGCTTTACTGTGATGCCAATATATATCCTTAAATATAAATTAGTTCCGTCTACATATGAAGAGATGTCCATTATTCTAGGGATTGTGATTGGATCTGGGATGTTAATTGGAAGCTTTTTAGCATCTATAATAGTGCAAAAATTCAAGTTTTATCAACTGGCGGTATTTGGATTAGCGGTCACAGGAGGATCTATCATTGCCTCTTCAATCGTAGAGTCAGTTTGGTTATTTCTCTGTCTCATGTTTGTCTTAGCTTTGGCAATTCCCTTTATTAATGTTGCGATTGGAGGATGGTTACCAGGGATCATCGATCCAAAAATGATGGGACGGGTTCAAGGGTGGATAAGCCCATTTATGATGTTCTCTCAGTCCATAACATTAGGTTTCATTGCGATTGGATATCCAAAGTTTGTGTCCATTGAAACACTTTATTGGATTGTAGGAACTTGTTTATTGCTCGTATCATTCTTTTACTGGATGGTGTTACCTCGATTGAGTGAGCAACAACAAACTGTAAAAGAATCAACAATTATATCTTCTAGTGTCTAA
- a CDS encoding universal stress protein, which yields MHESLRSSHLFHQKDPTTKITLAHVVSHSVDKSRSSIETIDTDGNPSRPPSGIGSLDASNLPKTYDLKKQNTHILFDDSVDSAFSKSKELLEIKNVSSQFEILTGSITESLCEYSIENSIDLIIIGNSSKKGVKNWLLGYVSEKIAHESPVPVLIV from the coding sequence GTGCACGAAAGTCTTAGAAGCAGCCATCTCTTTCACCAAAAAGATCCAACCACAAAAATCACCCTCGCTCATGTTGTAAGTCATAGCGTAGATAAATCCCGATCATCTATAGAAACTATTGATACTGATGGGAATCCTTCCAGGCCACCCTCAGGTATTGGATCTTTGGATGCCTCCAATCTCCCAAAAACCTATGACCTTAAAAAGCAGAATACTCATATTTTGTTTGATGATTCTGTTGATAGTGCTTTCTCAAAATCAAAAGAATTACTGGAAATCAAAAATGTTTCTAGCCAGTTCGAAATATTAACAGGTTCAATAACAGAAAGTCTTTGTGAATATTCTATCGAAAATAGTATCGACCTAATAATCATTGGAAACAGCTCAAAAAAAGGGGTGAAAAACTGGCTACTTGGCTATGTAAGTGAAAAAATTGCTCATGAATCTCCTGTTCCAGTCCTAATAGTGTAG
- a CDS encoding helix-turn-helix transcriptional regulator has translation MTKDFVIDMISENLRLIRVEVGYTQDKMANVIGLSKKTLVQIEKGRVRASWTIVIAVCALFRDSSIVVTLLGGAPLETVETIAREDISIRKEKTLGGRVWWREVQREKEYILQQNIISQHFRIIDGESFRLHSSFDEESILIHFQELTQKSN, from the coding sequence ATGACGAAAGACTTTGTAATTGATATGATTTCTGAGAACCTGCGATTAATTAGAGTTGAAGTAGGGTATACACAAGATAAAATGGCTAATGTAATCGGTTTATCAAAGAAAACTCTTGTTCAAATAGAAAAGGGACGTGTTAGAGCAAGTTGGACGATTGTTATTGCTGTATGTGCACTTTTTCGAGATAGTTCTATTGTGGTCACTCTTCTTGGTGGTGCTCCGTTAGAAACGGTAGAAACAATCGCAAGAGAAGATATTTCAATACGGAAAGAAAAGACATTAGGTGGAAGAGTATGGTGGAGAGAAGTTCAAAGGGAAAAAGAGTATATATTACAACAGAATATTATTAGTCAGCATTTTCGCATTATTGATGGTGAAAGCTTTCGCCTCCACAGTTCTTTTGATGAAGAATCCATTTTGATTCATTTTCAAGAACTCACTCAAAAGTCAAATTGA